One part of the Flavobacterium johnsoniae UW101 genome encodes these proteins:
- a CDS encoding TIGR02757 family protein yields the protein MNQKELKEFLDEKVIQYNNQDFIESDPVQIPHLFSQKEDIEIAGFLSASIAWGNRKMIIKNSHKMMELMGNTPYDFVMSHSEDNLADLETFVHRTFNGKDFGGFIKGLKHIYQNHNGLEAVFAKNQEKDSLQKSISEFKKIFFETDHLARTQKHISDPLNNSAAKRINMYLRWMVRQDTKGVDLGIWKSISPAVLSCPLDVHSGNVARKLGILERKQNDAKALAELDKKLRKMDAADPVKYDFALFGLGVFEGF from the coding sequence ATGAATCAAAAAGAACTCAAAGAATTTCTCGACGAGAAAGTCATACAATATAACAATCAGGATTTTATAGAAAGTGATCCTGTTCAGATTCCACATTTATTTTCTCAAAAAGAAGACATTGAAATTGCAGGTTTTCTTAGTGCTTCAATCGCTTGGGGAAACCGTAAAATGATCATCAAGAATTCACATAAAATGATGGAATTAATGGGCAATACGCCTTACGATTTCGTTATGTCACATTCTGAAGATAATTTAGCCGATTTAGAAACGTTTGTTCACCGTACTTTCAACGGAAAAGATTTTGGAGGATTTATAAAAGGCTTAAAGCATATTTACCAAAACCATAACGGACTTGAAGCTGTTTTTGCTAAAAATCAGGAAAAAGACAGTCTGCAGAAAAGTATCAGCGAATTCAAAAAAATATTTTTTGAAACAGATCATTTAGCCCGAACTCAAAAACACATTTCAGATCCCCTAAATAATTCGGCAGCAAAACGCATTAATATGTACCTGCGCTGGATGGTTCGCCAGGACACAAAAGGAGTCGATTTAGGAATCTGGAAAAGCATTTCACCAGCAGTTTTATCATGTCCGCTTGATGTACATTCCGGAAATGTAGCAAGAAAATTGGGCATTTTAGAACGAAAACAAAACGACGCAAAAGCTTTGGCAGAATTAGACAAAAAACTCCGCAAAATGGACGCTGCAGATCCTGTAAAGTATGATTTTGCTTTGTTTGGTTTAGGTGTTTTTGAAGGGTTTTAA